GGTGGAAAACTCATTTCGGGGGGTAAATCAGTTCATATTAGTCTTATGCCCGAGGGGGGATAAAACTCACTTAGTGCCGAGAAAACTTTGCCGACAACATGTCATTGATTTCATACACGCTGCATGCCCAGGACGAAGGCAAAAATGACAAGCAAGGACAGCACAAGGATCTTAAGAAGTGTCGTATGCAGGCAGCGATGCATCATCATGGTTGTCAGCCACATTTACTCGACATTTAACTTATGCCAAGTGCAGATGTTATGGAGAAAGCAAAAAGATGGAGAGCTGAAGGCAAGGAAGGAGATCATTTCTGTGTGACTGGGGCTttgaaaatatacaatttttgaaaacgggttaatgtacaaaaatttACAACTTAATGATCacacttttataatttttataatacaacttaaatttaacttatgcAAACTTTAACTTATgcaaactttaactttaacctTAAACGTAAGTCAACTTCTGGgataaaaaggaaacaaagTTCAAAGTtctatttcaataatttttttttttatttatacatttcaACTATTTAATAGTGTACAgctgttttataaaaaaaattttcccgCTTAGGccaaaaatagtaaaatgtCCAAATATTCGTTTAGTTATGTATTTTCATGACTGGGTCAAGATTTATTCTTTAAGAGCCTTCCTTTTCCAATATTATTCCCAATCAAAAAGAGCAATCACGGAACAAAAATTAGGGCGAAATGAGACCCCTTAACAACTCAGTCAGCTAGTTTATCACCCCGAGAGACGTACATAGTTCACCCCATCGAAGAGGAAAGACCCCAAGCTAACTTAATGACAGAACACGAAGACCCATCCATTCGACATCCCAAACCATACTACGGCAGTCATTCACGGCGCTTTTCATTAGCAGCCACACTTGTTGTGACGGGGtgccaacttttttttttcttttgtatcTATAAAATGTCTTGGTCTTTTATTTCCTCACCACCCCATTTAGTGGGAGTTATTAACCCTTAACCACACGTTACCATTTATAACCAAAGGACAAAGTGAACCGAGCGCGTTAAGCTGACAATGGCAACAAATTTTTTCCCTTTTGTCGTATCTATTGTGTCCGGAATCTGTTGGCTGTGCCACGATTGTGGTTCTTTTCCTCTTTGTCTGTGGTTTACGGCTTTTAATTCGTCCTGAGCTCCGACTCTTTAGGGTGCCCAAGTGGATTTCACGGTAGACTTTCATTGGCGTGCTAATTGCAAGCGGAAATTCTACATATTTCGGGTCTTGGGAAAAAATCGAAgaagcaaaattaattaaatttttttcaatttgcccTTTTTTTAGATAGTCCCAAAGCAAAAATCtttattataaattgtaaagctaattttattaatagttaGTTAAAAAGTTTGACCATCTTTAAGGggttatttttgcttttgagaaaatacaaaaaaagagttattattttcaatagcacaacattttttatacttgCCTAACTTATTCTAGTTAAATTCAAAGCTATCTTAATGAACATTCATATCTTATAAACTATAAATGGTAAGTATGGCTAATCAAATTGGTGTTAGGAAAGTTAACAATATTCTGCATTTCAGATAATAGTTAATTTGATTCCATTGTTCTATGCAAGAAAGTATTAGTAAACCTAAAATAAACAGAAAGATTTGGACTAATAGACAAAGATACATTGAGTggacacttaaaaaaatgattattttgtgATAATGCGCAATTCAGTGCCTGTATATAAACTGATAATCGATTGCGGGCCTCAAACATTCGCTAATTGGACAGTAAAATGAAAGCTATTACTCTTTGCCTTTTGGTGCTGGTTTCGGCCACTTGTCTGCTGACTACTCAAGTAAGTTAAGAAGTAcaacttaataattaattaaatacttttggtTTTAGGccaattcaattgaattgCGTGAAGAAAACAGTGACAATGAATTCGATTTTGAATTGGAGCTCGAACAGCTGCTGGACGAATTGGATAATGACTACGATTACATGGATTTTGAGGAGCAgggctttgcagaaaaatccTTCGCAAAGCTTTGAAGACAGTTCGTGGCACCAATTGCATTATCAAGGAGGTGGTAAACATTCTGAGTTCGTGCACCAACTATGTGGATGCCATCGATGCCTGCGGCACTGAAATTCCCAAGGATGTGGCCAAGATTGTGGAATTTGTTCAAGGCTTCCATGAGACTGACCAGGAAAATCAATAGGACCCTGAAAATGATCGCCAAATTGCCAGCAGATACGAGCTCCTGCTTTGTGAATGCCACCAATAAAGTCACGAACTCCTTTAAGTCCTTTTTGCCTAACATCAACGTCTGCATTGAGTCTATGTAAATTCTTTATGTAACAGGAGTATTAAAACTATGAATTCAAAGTATGTaatagtttttcatttttgtgaTCAGGCTCagcaatattaatttttataagaattaaATGAAGCTGAGTTCCAAGAGAAAGATAAGATAACTTCTTAGACTTATTGTTTTTGGCTTAGTAAGTGTTACTTTAAAAGCAATCGTATAGATAGCATTATAAAGGGTTCTTTAACCATTCCACTGATAATTGTATCTGATTTAGTTCCTGACAATGCTTAATCTTAAAGATGGAAGATTATTAAAACCAACAAGCTTAAACCTAAAAATTCATCGTTTTTATGTAAACATGTATGTtttataagaattttaaaatacaaatcaataataattaaaaacacatcACGTACTTTTGTCAAGAGATTTATATAAGGAAGCCTTTGACTTTAAGTCAAGCAACATACATCAGAAGTTTCCgcaataatttgaaaattattcaGTACTGATCAGATCATGTCCCAAATAGacaatacatttataaaattgcGAGCTCGTTTGCGGGAGCGTGATATCAAGTTGTGGGAGGAGCCGTACTATTTCGATGGCGTGGGCAGTATCGAATCGGAGATGGACCATCTAGCGAGGGATTTGAGTGGAGAACTGGGCATTAGCACATCCGATTGCAGATGTGCTCTGGCCGAATTGCAAGATAGTGCGCTGAGGAAATTGGCTGCTCGCAGGGAGTTTAATGACACGGGTTTGGCCACTTTCAATGTGCGTTGTGTGGACAGCAAATGCGGAACTTCGCAAATGATGGAAATAAAGTGCTCATTGAGTGGCCTTGGCTCAGATCTGCAAAAGGAGGTGGCTAAGAAACTGAATTTGAGTGATGCCAGTCATGTAAAGTGCATTTTCGGTGGACGCATTATCAATGGACTGAGAACTTTGGCCTCGCAGGGTCTGAAAACCAATCAACAATtaatggtggtggtgggcggAGAAAACAAGCGACAGGAGTTGCATGAACGCATTCAAAGGATTCGCGCGGATGTGGAGATAGTTGCAAATGCCGATCATCGCTTTATGAAGATGGAGGACCAGGATGGACGTCCGATTTTCCTGCCACCAGATGAAAACCGATCTTTGTTAATGGCTTTGGGTATGTACGAAATAGCCAGGGCAGCCATGCGAAAAGAAAACTACGATGAGGCTTTACTTTTGCTACTCGAAGCCGATGAACTTTTTAGCCAATGTAACTCTAAGTTTTTGGAAGCGGTGGATAATTATGCCTTAATAAATCTGGACATAGTGTGGTGCTATCTTTGTCTGAAGAATATCACCCAATTACCAGATGCGCAGCGACGTTTGGATATTTGCGAAAGAAGTTTTCGCAAGAGTTATGGAGAGCAGTTTAATCGTTTATATGCCATTAGGGGTACAAGTTGCCCCGAAAGAGCTCTGATTATGAGGCTACACCTGCTCCAAGGTGTGCTCTTCTTTCACCAAAATCGAAGAGATGAGTCATATGAAAGATTGGAGGAGGCAGCCCAAGCCTTGGATGAATTAAAAGTCGATGACAACGCCCTTTTAACTCTAGTGGAAATGGGTTTTGAGGAATCGGATGCCAGATTGGCCTTAAGATCCAGTGCGGGTGACGTGGATAGAGCTTTACAATTTATCCAAGCACGCAGGGAGAAAGTCGGTGAAGAACGCAGAAACTCAGCTCCCTTAAGGAAAGTAAATCAAGAGATGAGGGAGGCAAATTCAGGAAGAGAGTGGGTGGATCCCCGTAGTGTTTTCAGGCTCATGGAAATGGGATACGAAAGATGTTTGGTGGTAGAAGCTCTGAAGAGGACGAAAAATAATCTAGATCGAAGTGTGGACCTACTGCAGCGCCATTCAGATGAACTTAGGGCCAATCTGCCCGCCGTACCGCCCGTCGATGAATCGTTATTATCCACACTACTACAACTAGGCTTTCAGGCCCCTTCCGCTCGAGCTGCCTTGGAAACTACCGaaaataatttccgaaaatCCGTGGAATTTCTATTGAAAAGTTTTGTCAACGAAGCGGAGTTATTGGCAGTTGTTGAAGCCATGACAAAGTTACTGGAAGATCATGGTCCATCGGGCTCAAATAGAGCTACTACCAATAGCTCTACCCCTATCTTAAACTTATCCGTCAGCAAGTTGAACTTTATCGAATCGGCTCTTGGTATGGCCAAATCGGAAATGGAATCGTACAATGCCTTCAAAAGATTCAATGAAAACCTCTCTGAAAATAGTTCCAACTATTTGGATCTGCCGTTGGTGCAGGAAGAACAAATTCTCAACGAGTACAGGCGTTTGCTGGAacgatagttttaaaaatattttaaaatcaaaatattaactgAAACGCTGTCactaagatatttttaaatatctagaCATTAAAAGCCGTGAGCCGTGTCGCTTAATCAAAAAGGATCTATAAAtacctttgtttttatttgtgggGTGATACATTTTTCAGAGGCAAAACAGAAGGtcttataaaaaagtttaaaataaagacCATTTAAGAATGCACGTTATTTTTCTCCGCTTTATTCAAAGATTGAGTttagtaatatttatttatatatttcaaagtattttaaaattaacagaTTATAAGTGAACATGTCgttgaaaaattgtatataagtAAAGCATGATTTGGACGTCATTATCTGTAATATTAATTCTTATTGTCTATATGTATACTATGTATCTATAATACTTGTATTAAAATGATTGCTCATCCGTTCCTCACCTTTACTCATAGTTCGTATATATATTACCCACTGAAAATGCGCTGGCATCACAACAATTACTCATAATTTGTTGGCTTTGCTCCCACCTTCCTTCCCCCGACCCATATAATTCCATCTCATAACCACCCAATCGCCCTCCCAAAAACTCAAATAATGCCCGGCGAAGTATGCTATGCATTTtggttgctgatgctgctttTAGGTTTttagtgttgctgctgtgtgtTGTTGATGTGGCTGTTGCTTCTGCTGTTATTTGCTCACTCATGTGCATAACGTCACagtttttcagaatttttggTTGTGTACTTTTTGCGTGTGGCTGactttttggaaattaataagttttcaGACCCTCGCCAATCTGCCAATGCCATGCGAAACTTCTGCAGATGATGGCCAAATAATTTGTCGTCCTGTTTTGTGTCGTTATTTCCAAATCGTTAAACCTAAAATGAACTTAGCTTAGCTTCTTTCTTgctcttttctttatttgtttggtttagtTAGATTTATTATATATGCGAAATGGCGCACACATTTTGAGTGGCTGACATTTTCGAATTACGAATTCTTTCGCTTTTCGTCTGCTAAATCGAGCATGCAGTGGCCCACAAAAAAGTGTTTGTACAGAAAAGCCATTTCGCAgattgttttctattttaataGACGAGAGGCTTTTAAGTTTGCTGAGCAGCtggcaaatattaaaaattaaagtatacGCAGTTGGACACCTAGGAATTTTACGAATACTTtgattaaatgtaaatatagaTGAAACTTACTTGTTTGAAAAGTAATAAGTTTTTGGATTAGGAAAATtgataaacgaaaaaaaaagatatagttttcaacttaaaattcagcaaaatatgaaataaatgttGGCAGATcgatacatttttataagaaaattatCTGATAAAAACGGTTGTTAAATCGCTTGCCTCCataaattgtcaaaaaatatttcttagtAAAGGGTTGCTTGCAGTTCGTTTTATGCATTTctttccattttctttttcttttgagACCTCGCGTTATGGCacgaaaatgcaaaaatttgtgAGGcaactcacaaaaaaaaaatgtcaaaatgttGTTCGTAGACTCGGCCGCCTGTCTTATTTAGTAGCGAAAATGAGCAGCGGCAGGCATATCCTTTTTAGGAAAGAATGAGAAGGGGGAGTGGCAGGCACAGACAGCGTTTAGATTTCGTTTTTTCCCAAGGACTTAAAGGggggaaaagcgaaaaaagaTGGAGGAAAAATGCTTCACTGGGGCGCGCATTCTTTGGCTGATTTCCGTTGGTAGTTTTTTTGTTAGTCGTGGTTGCTACTACACTGATAATCATTTTGAAATgtacacaaaaataattaatttaatttaactgtaTATATACGTAGTTCATAGtttttacataattaaataaatattacataaacactcataattatattaaaaaattaaaaaatttatattttttatctaaGTAGGCggcaatttttttatattatctgtATTACTGGAGGACATATTACTCTTTTCCCAACGATTATGTGAAATAATTTTCTGCCAGTGTATGTGCTTTTACTAGTTGTTGCTAacagttgttgctgttgctagaTGTTGTAGTCATCAACAGCCAGCAACATTATCATTGTAGCTGCAAGtggcagttgttgctgcttctgctgtttGTCCTCATTATCGTTTGTCGCATGCTCTTCTCATGTCTTTtggcatttgcatttccatACCGCCGTGcctgtaaaataattttcttttttttccatgttccCTCGGCAACTTTAATGTGTTTGTAATGCAAGTGAAGTGAACTCAGGCCTGCTGCTTCTTTTGTCAAATGTATAAGTATGCCTTAGATTGGAATCTTTTAAAAAGTCTTCAGAACTGTACTTAAATGTGAGCCACCGcttaaattttatatcttAAGTTTCCCgcgggaaaaacaaaaaactttccGAATTGGAAAAACTGCCAATCGTTTAGCATTTTCCCAgggttaattaaaaaaaatatttctcatcAACTTTTCCCACAACTTAACCGCAAAAGTGTcgcataaattacaaattagttaaatCAGTCTGTGACCAACCCCCAATCCTTATCACTTTTCCAAGGAACTTTTAAACCTTCTACCACCAACCAGCTTCATCATCATCCTTATTGCCATCGTTATTAACTGTGCTTAGGAAAGTgaaaataatgcaaatgataaaattatttaatgatgCGGAAGTGCGTTGATAAGCAAACGACAAATAATCGCTGCCAAAAATACTCGTCTTATATTTTTTCGGTCTCATTTCTTTTATTCAAGGGTGTGTGTAGTTGGGTTCAACAAAAGTTATGGTTTCAGTTAAATGATTTGCAAAACTCGATTAATAATGACATGGAAAAGATAagcattttttacaaaaatatttaaaaaatacattaatattCAAATACTTATATGATGAAAAACTACATTTTATATGAGCTTATGTTTATGTGTGTATTTAGtgcatagaaaaaataaaaaatatgtaagcattgactgtttattttgtaatgaCTACAAAATGCTTTCCAAATTAGAAGGTTTTCACttcaagtttttttatttaatctcaGCTGAGGGTATTTTATAGTCTAATTCATTGTACGTATCCTGTTTTGTTTTCTCAAACTCATGGCATTCCACAAAGCTCAGCTGTACTTTAGGCCTATGCAATTTGGATTGAAATCTATTTACGTTTCGTTGGATGCCGGCAAAAAGTTTCTCTAATGAGATGAGACCGAAGTCTCATGTGGCAACAGGCGAACTTTATGTGCTCATAAAGTCTAGTTTCATCTCCATTCGTGTCCCGTATTGAAGCTGCGAAATGAGTCCCATAACTTTCCtgtaatttacattttcattatATCAACCGTTTAGCACAGAGTAGAGAGCAAAAAAATGCACAAATTAAACGCGTGCCGCACATTATAGACAGTCCTGTTGGATAGATAGATTGAAAACCATCTACCTTTTATTTTGTCGCCTCTGCTGCATTAAGTATTTACCCTTCAGAcagctaaaattaatttggcgCCAACtggcgaaaaaaaatacagtttgTTGGATATGCTCATTAACAGAGTCAAATAAAAAGCTGCATATATCAAGGGGTTGGGAATAAGGGGTTGGGTTTTATTTCGGAACTGCtgatttaatttgctttgaGTTCACAAATTGTTCAAAGTGAGAAGTTAAACTTACTTTTAATGAAATTGCATTAGGCGCAAAAGTTAgctaaagtaatttttttgtgggtggacttttgtttttactatAATATCCTGTAATGTCAGTAATTTTATTGAacacttaaaatataattattgaaaataagttTCAAAAAcctataaattatttgcaccaacagcatttcacatgtcatttttttgtaaatttaattattttaagtctAATTACccaaaatagttaaaatatatatgtttaagttgctattatatatttttttgatctGTAAAATACATAATACCAGACAATTTATTTTCTCATCTTGTTATTACAAACCACATTTTTTGTCGTTgagaagtaaaataaaatataaatatggaatactgttttttgttttttttctattgtttGAATACTTAGTTCttttttaactataataataatagcttTCAGCTCAGTCTctaatcttaaaatttaactcATACCAATGGTAACTTCGTGATTTTGCGGTCTTGTTCATTTGAGTCCCCATTTGTTTAGGCAACAGCCTGATGCTATGTTTAGTCGTGTTTTGTGCTGCAATGTTGCACCTACATAAAATGGTCAAATGATGCGTTTAAAATGAGAGGAGTCCCTCGATTTGGAGGGTGTTGAATTTTCGTTGGGTGGGTGGACAAACTGTCGCAGTCACAAATTTTGTCTGCTGTAGGACAACAGGCCTACAACAAGAGCATTTTGGGTGTGGGAATGTACTCGTAAAGTTCCCAAAAAGGGCAACATTTGCTAATGACAAACAATTGCAGCCTTTTACAACGATGGTGGGGGCGAAGCCCAGAGCATTCAAGTGCCGCTCCCACAACTTCCACTCCACTccaacttttattattatgcatCGTGCGTTTCACACCGcaaaaattcgcaaaaaaaaaaatcaagcagAATTTAAGGGAAAACCCTTTAGTTTCAGGCGTGGCATGTGCTGCACATAAATTTTCCTTGGTATTTTTTATGGGCtaggtatatatttttagcagttcgcttttttgttttatcctttttggtattttaattgcaatggAAGTGTGGTTGGAAAAAATGAACTCATGAACGCTTTTTATGCATTCATAATAACCAGAGACACTGTCACATGGACCACAAGTTGCTGGGGCCAGCGGCGAGCTCTATGATTTGTGgcatatttatgtaaatttgtgGTTTTTCTCCTTTGTCGGTGGAACATCTCTCCAGAGCGGGGATACAATGCCACCTTTAAAACAGCCGGCAGCAGGTGTTGTGGCCGAGCAATTAGTGAATGCGGCTAACAGAATCACTTCCATGATGGCCACCTTAAGAATTGGGGATCCTGAAGCTAAGGGTCTTAATtagaatactttttttaatttaacatttatggAACTCctctaaaattgttttattaagaGATATATTATTCCAAAATGATACCTTAATATTCATATGTTAAGATAGAACTAAAGAtctaaaataacatttaacattttaattggatCGTAAACACTTACAcacaatatattttactatatttaaataatacaaaaatgtattttcaaataaaattgtatttactttaaCCAAACAACAGAGTGACACATGgaaatcttttataaatatttgatgtaaatttgaaaatttttttatttaaagcaagCCACAACTCTTGACATGGCCAAAAGAAGGAAACATATGGCTGCACGTGGCTAATCAATTTCCAGGACATACCCTTAGCAATGACACGGATGTGATACGTCCTCTTTTCTTTCCTATTTTTTGTATGCGCCTGCTGTAGGCCAGGACTTATACGAAGCTGTAaagagaaattaaataaaataataataaaatacaaaaattaaagaacaccccaaaaatatttaatttataattacttaaaaaatgtaaaaaaattagataaaaaatgttctccccttaattaaaataaccaaCTGCTTATGGGCTTTGAAAGCCAGGAAATCAACAACTGtcctcaaaaatattttaataattcacACAATTAagtatataataattttaaaaacagtgtGAGAAAATCTTAGacaaaaataatgttgtattttaaattactggTGTTGGATTTCCAGGGTCTTATTATTAGAAACAACTTttagattaaaataaaagtgttatatattaaaaactaactgaataataatataatttggaTTACTTACTAGCTctaagattaaaataaaactgtcaacaattaaaacacaaatgaaaataaatttaaaatattattcagcTTCCTTTGTTTAAAACAACAACTGCGTATGAGCCTTAAAAGCCAGGAATTCGACGATTGCCTCTCCTGAAAGGCTTGACCACCACGAAATCTGGACATACACGGGGACAGCTACACCTCAACCCATCCTCTGTCGGTTTGCTGACAATGTCCTTGTCGTCCTTGTTGTCCTGACTGACCTGAGCAAAACCGAGCTGAACTGTCGCTGCCATCGACGACAGGTGTGTATGATTTATGAGATTTACATATCAGTCCGCGCTGATGAAGCGCGTTGATGCGCCGACAACGGCGACAACGGAGATATAGACAAAAGTCGGGGCAAGGGGCAGCATGTTACCCGGCAGAAATAGGctaaaatgaaatgcaaatttgtgcACTGATTGATGATATTACGCTTGTTAAGGTCAACTCCCCACACTTTGCCAAAGTCCCCCAACTACTTTCCACTTCCTCCTCATATGGCAGATGAATTCCAAAGAGGTGGGATGAAAACTTCAGGCAAGTGTTGCATACTTTGGGGCTGCATGGAAAACATACTTTTTTCTGGTTTCGTTTCAGGCGAaagtttcaattttattttattgcatttagaGTTTAATGAAGAAAGTTTTGGTAATCTCGGGAACTGCTTTTAATCTTTACGatatatttttgatgtttaaagaatttatCTAAACGTATTGTTCTTATGAAAttcattgttattttataatttaatattattaattaataactaagacttatttttaagatgatataattttattcaatgAATTGGGTTTAACAAGGATTAGGAGTTTTATTGGCTTTAAGCtgacatcataaaaattaacagtTTTGTTCTCTATAAACTGTATAACAAAAATCAAGCCttgttaaaaaagtttttgttcaagaagatataatattattaaacgaATTATGacatatttttggttttattggCTTCAAGCTTAGATCATAAAACAACccgtttgtttaaaaaattataaacaaaaattaagcaatCTAAATATATGAATTTGTGGTCgattaattgtttaataccggttttatttagttttaatatctTTACAAATCGTTAAATTCGGTCATGGCAGATGATGGAGATCAgcaacatatgtatataactCTTAATCATGACTTTAAgctgtgtaaataaaattaaggaaCAAATTCGAATATAATCGGATtatttggaaaagtttttgggAAACATGCGAGTATCCTCTAACGAACAATCAGTTGGAACCAAACTCCTGTGTAGGAGGTACATACAGTAGTATATCCCTTCATTATGCCTCTTTCCCACGAATGCAAACGTGCTCATTAACCAGACGTGGCAGGCCTGGCAGACGACAGCATATCGCCCGACCTACTCCCTCCTTCCAAATAACACACAATTCGTCCACCCAAAATCCCCCATCGCCCCACTTAAATCTGCAGAAAATCAGCGGCAGGCAACATGTGTTCCTGATATTTTTATGACATTGGATACATGCAGTCTGGGCCTCAGTCTCTCTTGGTGGCAAAAGCAGCCTAAGCTGCCTCAGCCTAATTGTTATGCGCACAATTCGCAACAGCACTGTGATTTGCAGACCTACACACTCGTGTAAGAACATATAGGACCATATAGTAGTACCAAAGACCATGGCAGAGTCATAAAATTTTCATCTACAAGTAGTTTTAACGACCCAAATTGGACTTAAGGGCTTGCCAAGGACATTAATCTCTGTGAGGAATCAAGAAAGGACACTTTCTTACTAAAATTTGCTTACGTACGAATCCTTGTATGACTAAGCACTATAATGGAGAgtggaaaatatgtttttagttATAAACAATTCCATGACATGTTATGGTTAATgggaaaattgtattttgcaATTCTGATTATGGAAGAAGGATAACTATGATCCAAAAGCAACTACTGGgttcttaaaatttaagacagttttttaaatatttggcatttattaatttatgagttggaatcaacatttttttttaaatttaataacataacataatttataatttttctctGAGAAGCATATATATCttctataaaacatttaatctTGGAAACCCTAACAGACACTAATAAATggctatttaattttatggctGTTTCATTAATAGGTCAATAACCAGTGTTGCCCCAACTTGGCCATTGCTGGTTAACACCCAACCGTCCCTTAACCCCACCGTGGCCCACGTAGTCGATTTCACTCCTTTCGGCTGATCAATAAAATGCGAACTAAATCAATTAGCCGCTGGCGGAGGACTGGGAAACTTCTTGGCACTTTCATGAACTTCTGGTCGGTAATTAAAATCCACCCACAATACCAATCTGTAGTGGAACAGATTTCACTAATTACTTTTATGACCCAAATTTGCTGAATGCGCAGTTTGCTATAAATTCTTACCTTGAACAGTAATAAACCCGGCGAACATCAGTTGCAGACTAAATATTGCCATCAATGGCTGCTCTTCGATCTGCTTTTGCTAAAAGTACCCTGCATTTCTTATGGCGCTTATGAACAAGTCTGGAAGTAAACTTCAATGAAGCTAGAAGAAGgagaatttattaaaacaactGAAAAAGTTTGTATTATACGTTATTATTAtatgttctttaaaaattacaaatttaaatccaaCATCAAACATTAAGAGGTTGtagataaattatatttggaaatatttggAGGACAATAGTTGATCAATatcctatttatttattttttcttatttatcaTGGAACCAATTATGTGCAAAATgataaatgataaaattaCTAATTCAACTATCCTATTAATCTTTTGTTACTTTTTGTCGTGGAGccgatatatatgtatatatttcaaaagtaATATTTGACCAgcttaataagtttttaataatatttagtaCAGATTTAGTTTTTCTATTCATCtaaattttggtaattttcaAGGAaccaattttttgtattattttttagtaaaatgtgaaaaaaagaTTGGTATCTCTTAGTCGGGAAACTCGATAAGTGTCTTTTCCCAGATCCTTTTCTTATTATTCGTTTCACTCACTTCTCCCGCAATTTCCGAACTAATCGAAGACGCTTGCTGGTTGAatttattgctgttgctgctgctgctgtcgagGCGTGGCAGGGGGCGGCTAAGATACAGA
This genomic window from Drosophila gunungcola strain Sukarami chromosome 3R, Dgunungcola_SK_2, whole genome shotgun sequence contains:
- the LOC128259150 gene encoding LOW QUALITY PROTEIN: uncharacterized protein LOC128259150 (The sequence of the model RefSeq protein was modified relative to this genomic sequence to represent the inferred CDS: inserted 3 bases in 2 codons); its protein translation is MKAITLCLLVLVSATCLLTTQANSIELREENSDNEFDFELELEQLLDELDNDYDYMDFEEQGXCRKILRKALKTVRGTNCIIKEVVNILSSCTNYVDAIDACGTEIPKDVAKIXWNLFKASMRLTRKINRTLKMIAKLPADTSSCFVNATNKVTNSFKSFLPNINVCIESM
- the LOC128258947 gene encoding NEDD8 ultimate buster 1, which codes for MSQIDNTFIKLRARLRERDIKLWEEPYYFDGVGSIESEMDHLARDLSGELGISTSDCRCALAELQDSALRKLAARREFNDTGLATFNVRCVDSKCGTSQMMEIKCSLSGLGSDLQKEVAKKLNLSDASHVKCIFGGRIINGLRTLASQGLKTNQQLMVVVGGENKRQELHERIQRIRADVEIVANADHRFMKMEDQDGRPIFLPPDENRSLLMALGMYEIARAAMRKENYDEALLLLLEADELFSQCNSKFLEAVDNYALINLDIVWCYLCLKNITQLPDAQRRLDICERSFRKSYGEQFNRLYAIRGTSCPERALIMRLHLLQGVLFFHQNRRDESYERLEEAAQALDELKVDDNALLTLVEMGFEESDARLALRSSAGDVDRALQFIQARREKVGEERRNSAPLRKVNQEMREANSGREWVDPRSVFRLMEMGYERCLVVEALKRTKNNLDRSVDLLQRHSDELRANLPAVPPVDESLLSTLLQLGFQAPSARAALETTENNFRKSVEFLLKSFVNEAELLAVVEAMTKLLEDHGPSGSNRATTNSSTPILNLSVSKLNFIESALGMAKSEMESYNAFKRFNENLSENSSNYLDLPLVQEEQILNEYRRLLER